From one Rosa rugosa chromosome 4, drRosRugo1.1, whole genome shotgun sequence genomic stretch:
- the LOC133706967 gene encoding transcription factor bHLH36-like: MQAGYRLYDRKRRRLGFGASNMDFIPSNIFQFDQALDHDGELLRISRVPCVEHKIRENHVHPLPLPLNPPPNQKEDPHNYDRFMSFSQPKRKASITFGEIDDDQNPKESKKVKKIMHREIERQRRQEMATLYATLRSHLPLEYLKGKRSISDHVHQAANYIKHIQKNIEELQEKRDELKKQYNISGSSTAVVENSQCSSLMGDSVILVRPACIGVEVAVNTPLKQGLPLSRVIDILVAEGLSIVSCNSAKRNQRLIYTLESEVSDGGSIDIPELQNRLIKKCTSEPGFK, from the exons ATGCAAGCTGGATACAGATTATATGATCGAAAGAGAAGAAGATTAGGATTTGGAGCTTCAAACATGGATTTTATTCCCTCCAATATATTTCAATTTGACCAAGCTTTAGACCATGACGGTGAGCTGTTGCGGATCTCTCGTGTTCCCTGTGTAGAACACAAAATCAGAGAGAATCATGTACACCCACTCCCACTCCCACTGAATCCTCCTCCTAATCAAAAGGAAGATCCTCATAATTATGATCGTTTCATGAGCTTTAGCCAGCCGAAGCGAAAAGCATCCATCACTTTTGGTGAGATAGATGATGATCAAAACCCAAAGGAGAGCAAGAAGGTCAAGAAGATCATGCACAGAGAAATAGAACGGCAACGAAGACAAGAAATGGCCACCCTTTATGCCACTCTACGATCTCATCTCCCTCTTGAATATCTCAAG GGAAAGAGGTCTATATCGGATCATGTGCACCAGGCCGCTAATTACATAAAACATATACAAAAGAATATCGAGGAGCTGCAAGAAAAGAGGGATGAATTGAAAAAACAATACAATATTTCAGGCTCTAGTACTGCAGTAGTGGAAAATTCGCAGTGTTCATCACTAATGGGGGATTCTGTCATATTGGTCAGACCAGCTTGTATAGGAGTGGAGGTAGCTGTGAATACTCCATTGAAACAAGGGCTTCCTCTTTCAAGAGTGATTGACATACTGGTTGCAGAAGGACTTAGTATAGTGAGCTGCAACTCGGCCAAAAGAAATCAAAGGTTGATTTATACCCTTGAATCTGAG GTGAGTGATGGGGGAAGCATTGATATTCCTGAGCTCCAAAACAGATTGATAAAAAAATGTACTTCTGAGCCTGGCTTCAAATAA